The Pseudomonas marginalis genomic interval ATGCAGTCTTCCTCATTCATATCCAGCGGCTGGCCGGCGACGATCACCAGTTTGCTGCCGCCTCCGGGCAGTTTCAGCTCGGCCTGCATCTGCGGGATGGTCGCGCCTTCCCCCAGGCGCTGAACGGCCAGCTCCCTGCGTTCGGCATGCTCCAGCACGTCCAGTTCATACACGGAGCGACCGATCACCTGGTCGCGGGTGTAGCCGGTCATCTCCAGGAAGCCCTGGTTCACTTTGATATAGCGCAGGTCGCTGAGGCGGCAGATCACTGCCGGCGCCGGGTTGGCGTTGAAGGTTTTTTCGAAGCGCTGTTCGGCGCTGGCCCACTCGGTGGCGTCGCTGAGGATCAGCACCAGCAATTCAGGCGTGCCATGGGAATCGCTGATGACCAGGCTGCGCAGGCGGTGCACCCAGGTTTTTTCTTCATCGGCGGTGGGCATGACCTCCACTACCACGTCACTGAATTCATCGCCTGCCGCCGCGCGGGCGAGGGGGTAATTCTCCAGGGGCAAGGGATGATTATTGCGATAGCGCAGGGCGAAGCGTTCGGCGTACTCCCGGGCATTGCTGCCCAGTGCCGCGACGTCATCCACCCCGTGCATGGTCAGCGCGGCTTCATTGGCCCAGAGGATGGTCTGGTCCACCTCTACAAGGATGATCCCATCGGACAGCCCGGAGATGATCTGCTGCAGCTGGCGGCGGTTGGTTTCTTTGGCGAGGACATCCTGGGTCATGATTTCTCCGGGTTTTAGGCGCATGAAAGTACGACAGCCCGGTGTCAGGATAGTGCAGGGCAATTGCGCGGCGTGGGGTGCGAATGCACCAGGTGGCCTGGTGCCTTTGCGCGAGGATGAGCAGTTGAAGCAACAGGCCGAGCAGAAAAACCGTGAAGTGACGCCCAAGCAGCTGTCCCGTGCGGCGTTGAGTTTCTTTGTGGGGCGAATGGCGCAGACGATGCGTCGGATACCGTTGGCTTGATTGATTGTTGTGTTCAAAGGTGGTTAGGGGGTTCCCCTAACCACACCTTTCAAGTTGCCAGCCAACCTACGATCGGCACAATCATCAACGTACTCAAGGCCATTGAAACTACATTGCCAATGTACGGATGAAAATGGGCAGGCAGTCTCGCCGCAATTGCACAGGCCAACGGCGGTGCGATCAGTGCGCCCAGCAATGCACTTGAAGTCACCACCATCCAACTGCCACCGTGGGTCAACACTGCTGCCGGCACCACTGATACCAACGGTACATAGGTGGGATACCAACCCCGCTTTATCCATTGATGGCGCCAGATCACTACGCCAAAAGCCGACGTCAGTGCCTGCGCTCCCACCATGTGCAAAAGCAGGCCAGAGCCATAAGCCGGGCTCATGGGGTTGAGGGCATAGGCAAGCAACACGCCTGCCAGCAGTCCAAGACTGGCCAGCTCATTTCCAAAAAAGGGTGCTTCGGAAAAGTCCGCCAGCACTCGGCGCAGGCTCCAGAACACTCCGTAACTGGGCGGGGTAACAGGTATCGGTCGGTCTGGAGCGATAGAGTCCGAACGCACCAGCGAGGGCACCCGACGACACAGGGCAAATGCGATGACGCTTCCGATAGCCATGCCCAGCACATTACCGACCACGGCTGGTAAACCCAGTGGCACACACACCAGATTGACGATCAACAAGCACAGTGGAGTAACCAGTAAAGCTCCCAGCACTGCACCATTGAGGGCGACCTTCCAACCGCTGCCAAACATAAGCACCATCGCTGCTGGCAATGAAACAAACGCCGCAAACGTAGGCTGCCAGGTTTCGGCGGTAACGCTCCAACCCCACAGCAGGTTGCTCAGCAACAGCCCGATCAACGAACTGGTCACCACCCAAGGCCACAATCCGGTGCCATAGCAAATGGAAAAGCCCTGCCAGGCTTTGCCACGTTTGTTTGCCCACCATGCCAGATAGGCACCACTCAATAGGCCCAATGACGCGAGTTCATGCTTGTAAAAGGCAACTTCGCTTATATCCCCCACTACCCACCGCAACCACGCTACGGGTTGGGGGAGGGCCGTCACCATCTCGTTGTATCCTGGCCATGAACCTTGATGACTGGATACAACCCATACCGCGAGCAAGGTAGCGACGAGTCCCAGTACAACAACTGTGATATCCGCTCGTGAGCGGGTTGGTGTTTTCCTGGCAAACAACGGTTCCATAGATTGCCCTCCTCTCAGCGAGGCAGGGCAGGGTGCTGGGAATACCCGAGCATCTGATCATAAAGATCATTGCGACGGTCCCGTTGCAGATCATTGAGGCTGTTCCAGATCGGCGCGCTGCGGGCGCTGGTGATGTCAATGTCGGCGAACAGGATCTCCTGGCGATTGGCCGAAGCCACGGCGCCGATTGGCCAGCCATTTGTCCCTGCAATCAAGGAGCATCCGAGATAGCGGGCATCCCGCTCTTCACCAATGCGGCTGGCGGCCGCGATAAATACGTTGTTCACATGTGCAGCGGTCATCGTCAGGTACGACGCCATGCACTTTCCTGCCTCATCGAACAACGGTGGGGGTGTCCACACCCAATTGTTCAAGCTGCAAATGATATCGGCGCCTTGCTGGCTCAAAATGCGCGGTACCTCCGGAAACCAGATGTCCCAGCAGATCAGCAGGCCGATACGACCGATCGGCGTTTCAAACACTGGAAAGCCAGAATTCCCCGGGGTGAACCAAAGCTTTTCCAGGTTCCATAAATGGGCTTTGCGGTATTTGCCTATGAACCCATCGGGCCCCAGCAATACGGCTGTGTTGAACAGCTGCATACCATCGATTTCGCTAAGACCGGCGACCAGATACACCTGGTGCTTGCAGGCAAAATCGATCCATTCCCGCACACTCGGTCCGTTCGGCACTGCCTCTGCATGATCAAACGCGTCCTGGCGGCTGCTGAAGAAATAGCCGCAGTTGGAAAGCTCCGGCAGCACGATCAGATTGGCGCCGCCGTTTACTGCTTCAGTCGCCAGTAGAAGACTTTGACGCAGGTTGTCGCTTTGGTTGGCTATACCGACCTGTGGGTTGAACTGAATGACGGCGACGCGGGCAGGGCTTGTTGGTTCGTTCATGGGGGGACCTCTTATTGTTATGCAACCGGATTTTGGTTGGATGTTTATAAGAGGTGAAGAAATGTTTAAAGAAAAGTCAGATAATTCCTGTTGTGACGTAGCCGGATTCTCTTGATGTAGTTTTAGTCTCTGTCTTGTACTCTGGATAATCTTGCATGCAAAAGTCTCCATTGAATTTTGCTTGGGTCTTGTTGCAGATATTGATCACAGTATCAATGGCGCCTCTGAAGCAAGGTTCTGTCCAGCCAGCATCCACAGAAAAAGATTCACCACAAAGATAAAGCCCGGATGTGAGAGAGAAGTCCCTGTTGTATTTCATCAGGCCTACGGCGTCGTAGTAGGTGCCAGGGCGATAGAGTTTTGCACAGCCAAGGGCGTGTTTATCGTTCATCCAGCGCTGAACGATTGCTTGGTCACGTCCTATATAGGGAGAAATGCGTTTTTTAATATTTGTTGACTTCAGAAGTATCCTGTCCAGCTCTTCTATGCATTTGTCGACCAGTTCTCCGTCGCTGAACAGCGAAAGCTTTGTTGCATCATCCTCCCACGTGTAGCTTAAGAGGATACAGTCGTAAGTGTGGTTTTCATTGTATCGATAAGTGTAGATATCATGTATGAAGCTGTCGGTTACAATAGCTTGAGGTATGTTTTTATTGAATGAGAGGAAGGATTTTTTGAGGGGCGCGTACACCTTGCAGCTGGTTTCCCAATGAGCCGTTTTGTAGGCTGCGATTGTTTCGAAGGGAAGCATATCTTGGCTGAAATTCTCGATAAGAATTTGTGTTTCTATCAGCCATGATGGAAGGGTGATTACAAGTGAATCGACATCGATAAATTCACTTTTTGTTTTACTCGGCTGTGTAGTATTCCAGTCGTAATAAACCCTTATTTTTCCGTTCTCAAGTTTTTTTATTTTCGTTGCAGCGCTGTTGGTCAGCAAACCGTACGGGCTTTTCAGTAAGTGTTCATATAGTGATTCGGTGGTCTCTTGCGCTTTTATAAAAAGCAGGGACTCGGCCAGTGAGCCAAGACCAATGTAATTTGGTTTATTAAATTTTAGGCCTCTCGAGTCAACTGTCTCTGTGACGTCAAGATAAGGTGACGCCATGGGGGCACCTTCTGAGTTCACACGGCCGTGGATCAGTTGCAAATGACTGCTGAAACCAAATATCGCCGTGCGTATTGGGTAAATCGAGCAGACATCATAGAACGCTCCCCAACTGCCATCACCAATGCCGATTGAGTAAAAAACAGCCGACTCCTGTGCGGTCATTCCCATTCCGCCAAAGTTGCCAGGATCACTTTGCCGCCAGTGATCGATGGTTGGCATCTTCACCAAGTCACGAAATGACATGCCCTCATATTTTTTTACTATGGCGTCCCACATGTCTTCCCAAGCGTCAGAGCCGAAATGCTCGGAAACGTGCAGCGCCATCCGTTCAGCAAATGCCTTCCACTTCGCAAAAACGGACCCTAAGATTTCACCGGGTGGTGCTGTTTTTCCGTTTGGGTTTTTCCAGATAAGCATTGTGGGTTCACTGTCTCCTTCCAAGCTCCCTTCTCTCAGGTAGATTCCAGTTGAGTGGACGCTGGGGCTGCCGGGGTTTGGGAAGTCGGAGTAAACTAATTCAAATTCATTTGCGTAATAAACCATGAGCGAACGACCATCTTTGGGCTGCTCATTTGATCTATTGAAGAACGGCATTCTCATTGCGCCCATCTCAAAAGGAGGGCGGCCAACAGTATTCGTATTATTACTACCAAGGGCTGTCAGGTGTCGACCGCCTATACGCTTTGACTTTTCTATTAGTGTGATATTTTTAAAACCGCACCTATGCAGCTCGCGTGCAGTTGTTAAACCTGTAATTCCCGCACCAATAATGCAAATTTTGTGATCAGTATCGGTCGTTTGAGCAACGCCGTTTTTTTGCTCTACCAATGCTCGGTAATCGAAACACAAATCTGGCGGGCTAGGGAACCGTGCTCTCCATTTGTTCTTTGCAGTGCGCTTTTTACGATGACTTTGTTGAGCTATATCTGCTGGATAATTAAAGTTTGAGCCGATGGTCATTTTTGATCTTTCTCGTTCAGAATTGATTTTCTATTCATAGGTTGAATATAGGTTCTGGAAGAGACAATAAGCAGGATGTGATTTTTAGCTAGGGTATGTCGTGTTCTGTTGTAGGTGAAGGGGAACTGGCCCGAGTGTTTTGATTGTTCCACGCTCCGCGTGAGAGCGATCCAGAGCACAAAGATTGATATTACTTCACTGGCTAAGGGGTTTGCCCGCCGTCATCATCAAGTCGCAAGATTTTTTATCCGTGTGTCTCGTGTGTGCAAAAAAACGCATTACCATTTAGTGGGGTGTATATACACACCCAAGGGTGAGGCGATGAGAAGTCGAGCAGGTGATTGACCTGCTGGTTGCGGATGGTTGGTTTGAGGTGGCAGTGAAGGGCAGTCATCATCAGTTCAAGCACCCCATGAAGCGGGGAAGAGTCACCGTCCCTCATCCCAAGTCAGAGATTGCCAAGGGCACTCTGCACAGTATTTTCAAATCAGCCGGTCTCAAATAATTGCCTGCTGGATGAATTGGGCGAGCTCCCACGGGCTCGGTCAGAGGAGGAACAATGAAATTCCCAGTGGTAGTACACAAAGATGCTGATTCGGATTACAGCGTGACCGTCCCTGATGTGCCGGGGTGTTTCTCGGCGGGCGGGTCTTTTTCCGAAGCGCTGGACAATGTACGTGAGGCATTGGCTCTGCACCTCGAAGGCCTGGTTGCCGATCAGGAACAGCTTCCTCAGGCGCTGGAGGTTGATGCCCATTTGGGTAATCCGGATTTTGCCGGTGGTGTCTGGGCGATAGTCGACTTTGACCTCACGCCTTATCTGGGGAAATCAGTGCGGTTCAATGCCTCTCTGCCGGAACACCTCTTGCAGCGGATTGACGAGCGTGTGCAAAAGGATCATCGCTATGCATCGCGGTCAGGTTTTTTGGCGACGGCAGCGCTGCGTGAGCTCTCTGCGTAAGTAAGCACAAGCGATCACTCTGTATCGGCTTATGGCGTGTTCAAGTCGGGCCGACGCTATATCTACGGGATTTTTGTGGGGGGCAGTACTAAAGCAACGGGGTCGCTGCGCAGCCCAACGGAAGCAAGCTCCCTCGCTTGAGCGGCGCAAGCGCTTGGGATTCTCTCGGAAACGTCCTGCAAGTTAAAGGGAAATGTCACGGCTGCGACTGTTCCTGCACTTGCCAAACCCCACCGATTCTGGGAAAACCCCAGCCTTTACGCCTTCAACGAGAACCCCATGAGCCCCGACGAACTCCAGATCACCGACATCCGCCCAGGCACCGGCAAAGCCGTGGTCAAGGGCGCACTGATCACCACTCAATACACCGGCACCCTGGAAGACGGTACGGTCTTCGATTCGTCCTGGGAGCGGGGCAAGCCGTTCCAGTGTGTGATCGGCACCGGGCGGGTGATCAAGGGCTGGGACCAGGGTTTGATGGGCATGCAGGTCGGCGGGGTGCGCAGGTTGTTTGTGCCGGCGCACCTTGCCTATGGCGAACGGTCGATGGGCGCGCATATCAAGCCCAACAGCAATCTGCGCTTTGAGATTGAGTTGTTGGAAGTGCTGACGCGGGACGATTAATTTCGCAAAAACCTGGCCCA includes:
- a CDS encoding FKBP-type peptidyl-prolyl cis-trans isomerase; protein product: MSPDELQITDIRPGTGKAVVKGALITTQYTGTLEDGTVFDSSWERGKPFQCVIGTGRVIKGWDQGLMGMQVGGVRRLFVPAHLAYGERSMGAHIKPNSNLRFEIELLEVLTRDD
- a CDS encoding nitrilase family protein; its protein translation is MNEPTSPARVAVIQFNPQVGIANQSDNLRQSLLLATEAVNGGANLIVLPELSNCGYFFSSRQDAFDHAEAVPNGPSVREWIDFACKHQVYLVAGLSEIDGMQLFNTAVLLGPDGFIGKYRKAHLWNLEKLWFTPGNSGFPVFETPIGRIGLLICWDIWFPEVPRILSQQGADIICSLNNWVWTPPPLFDEAGKCMASYLTMTAAHVNNVFIAAASRIGEERDARYLGCSLIAGTNGWPIGAVASANRQEILFADIDITSARSAPIWNSLNDLQRDRRNDLYDQMLGYSQHPALPR
- a CDS encoding flavin monoamine oxidase family protein; the encoded protein is MTIGSNFNYPADIAQQSHRKKRTAKNKWRARFPSPPDLCFDYRALVEQKNGVAQTTDTDHKICIIGAGITGLTTARELHRCGFKNITLIEKSKRIGGRHLTALGSNNTNTVGRPPFEMGAMRMPFFNRSNEQPKDGRSLMVYYANEFELVYSDFPNPGSPSVHSTGIYLREGSLEGDSEPTMLIWKNPNGKTAPPGEILGSVFAKWKAFAERMALHVSEHFGSDAWEDMWDAIVKKYEGMSFRDLVKMPTIDHWRQSDPGNFGGMGMTAQESAVFYSIGIGDGSWGAFYDVCSIYPIRTAIFGFSSHLQLIHGRVNSEGAPMASPYLDVTETVDSRGLKFNKPNYIGLGSLAESLLFIKAQETTESLYEHLLKSPYGLLTNSAATKIKKLENGKIRVYYDWNTTQPSKTKSEFIDVDSLVITLPSWLIETQILIENFSQDMLPFETIAAYKTAHWETSCKVYAPLKKSFLSFNKNIPQAIVTDSFIHDIYTYRYNENHTYDCILLSYTWEDDATKLSLFSDGELVDKCIEELDRILLKSTNIKKRISPYIGRDQAIVQRWMNDKHALGCAKLYRPGTYYDAVGLMKYNRDFSLTSGLYLCGESFSVDAGWTEPCFRGAIDTVINICNKTQAKFNGDFCMQDYPEYKTETKTTSRESGYVTTGII
- a CDS encoding type II toxin-antitoxin system HicB family antitoxin gives rise to the protein MKFPVVVHKDADSDYSVTVPDVPGCFSAGGSFSEALDNVREALALHLEGLVADQEQLPQALEVDAHLGNPDFAGGVWAIVDFDLTPYLGKSVRFNASLPEHLLQRIDERVQKDHRYASRSGFLATAALRELSA